The sequence TGATCTGACTGAAAGAGGAGACGTTGAAAAGGCTCTGGACAACACCTTGTTGGACACTTGCTCCCACCCAGACAAAGAGGTTGAGCCCATTTTCCAGCAAATATATATCGCCACTGCTTAAACGCTCTTCAGACGCTCGAACTGCTGGTGGTTCAGTGGTATTGTCGATGGGAGattttgtctaaatgaaaagggaaaaaagtcaCCAAGAACTGTAAGACACTCCTTTACACAAATAAACTCAGAAAGCTAAAATCTCTAGATAGTAATGTGAAATGTACGTAAAAAATTCCTTAGTGTCAGCAATAAAGTAATTCCATCCCCTCCTTCTTAGAGGCCCTGTCCTCAGTACAAAGTCTCACACTCCAATCCTCAGTCGCACCAGTGGGAGGAGCCGAGGGTAGAAGAAGACATTGGTCTCAGCCACATCCATGGAGGAAACCAGCTGTCGAACATAGGCCCGGTCATCAGTAGTGACCTCAGCGCCAGGCTGCAGAACATCACTCTTCAAGACACAGTTCAGGTAAACTGGGAGCAGCTTCATACACTCGGGAAGGATCAACTGAGGGGTTTATGGAAATAAAGTCAATGATCATGGGAAATCCCTCAAAACTGCAAAAtttggctgaaaaaaaaatcccttcactAACATCCCTGCCCCACCTGTCCTGCAGAGGAAGGGCTGGCACAGTTCTTTCTGTAGCAGGCCAGGATCTGGGCACACTGAGTGATCAGAGTGTCACGTACAGTCTTCACAGGGCTATTCAGAACACCCCGGTATGCtgcatgggaaggagaaagagcagtCCTGGTCAACTTCCTGTCCCATGCACCTTGCCACCATCACACCTCACCAGGAGTGCCGAGCTGCTGGCCATCCTGGACCTTCCTTTCATCCTCATCCCACCCCGCCCTGTTTCTACCCTCACCAAACTTGGCCATGTAGTTGATGAGCGTGTCTGTTTCACAGTTTCGATACAGATCAGCCAACTGGGTGCAGCAGTTTAGGGCCAGGTTGTGGATGCGAAGCCGACGCTGCCCTGCACAGCTGGTATAAAGCAGGGCACActaggggaagggagaaagggggaactCACACCCTCCCTCACAGTTACACCCACCCTTTATCATCTTCCCATGGATGCCTCCAGCACTTTGTCACCCCGCCCGTCTCCCGCCTGCCACCTGCAGCAGGGCTCCACTCTCTTCACTGAGCCGGTCATCATGCTTGAATTCTACAGTCACTGTCTTGTCCTCATCCAGGCCAGCCAACTCCACATCTGTTGTATTGCTCATGTAGAAAGCTCCAAAGAAATCTACAGCACGGATACCTGAAGCCACGGGGACAGGTCAGGGTTAAAGGTAGGACATGTGCCTCAAGCGGCTTTAGCCTTACCCAGAACTTACCAGTACTTGTCCGAACCCGCATCACAGCATCAAAGCCCACCACCTTCTGTACGTCCCGACGCAGGTCACTCAAGAACCGTTCCTGGTCATTCTCCACCTGCAGCCCAGGCCCAGAGACATACGACTGACCACAGAGCTCACCCCATAGTCAGTCTCCCTGCATCCCTTCCACTCTACAAGCCTGCTTCACCATAGTCACAGTGAAAATCAGGATGATTAGGACAATGAAGCTTTTATGGATTCGTGACATATCAGGTAACACAGAGTATTCCATATTTAATCGTTTAATTCTGTAGACAAATCCTAATTAGTAAACTCTACTTTGAAGACGAAAGGACAAAAGATGAGTAATTAAGTGATTATCCTATGCCAGTTAGTGAGGGGGATTCAATATCAACCCAGGACTGACCCGAAGACCCAGGCACCTAACCACTATACTCTGGGCTCAACCTCACGCGCCACTAAGTCAGTAGCTAAAGAGCCACTCCACATATAAGCAGATATTCCCACACCCAGAATTCTATACCTGAAAGCAGGCATATTTGTAGACAGAGCCTCCAGTGAGCTGGGGAACAACAGAGAGTGTGGCCACATCTACATATTGGttagggaagaggaagaggtccACACAGCAGCCTTGAGTCACACAGTCTTTGGCCAGAGTCTGATAGGTACCCGTCTGAGGCTGGAACAGAGTCTGGAGGGGATCAGAAGAAATGTCatatgaaaaatgagaaactCACACTTTCACGACTTTAGACCCACCACCTTGTCATTCCAGCAGTAGAAGAAAGTTGGAAGGaataggagaaaggaagggaagggggctggagagatggctcagtggttaagagcattgcctgctcttccaaaggtcatgagttcaattcccagcaaccatatggtggctcacaactatttgtaatgaggtttggtgccctcttctggcctgcagacacacacacagacagaatattgtatacataataaataaataaataaataattttttttttaaaaaagaaaggaaggaaggaaggaaggaaggaagggaaggaaaaagagagaggaagggaaggaaaacgaaaagaagagaaaatgaaaaggtgcAGGTATGTTcaggcacacctataatcccagcacacaggaagcagagacaagatcaCTACAAGtatgaggtcagcctaggctaaatagtgagttccagaccagcctagactacatagctagatcaaatttcaaaaaaagcaaaaatgaaaaagaaaaattcaagtcCATCAAAATTTTGTGAGCTGGTTGGCAGTCACAGACGGGACACGTGAGAGGGCAGAATGTAATCCCAGTCCACCTGGCTGATGTTACAAGAGTTGACATTGGAAAGTTACCACCTTCCTCTGTAATGGgaggtctctctccctctcaagcCACACACCTTCTCCTTGTCTGTGTTGATCAACTTCCTGTCATCTCTATTCTTTAGCTTCCCTGGGGCCTCTGCAATGGGCAAGGAAGTGTGGAACAGAAACAGCTTTCCTGCACACTCAGCAGCCtaggaaaaaagataaaattattcatccattcctccctttATTCATCCATTATAcactcatcttttttctttaaattaggcACTAACTGTGAAAAGGGCTAACTTGCTAGACAGTTATCAGTCACTAAGGCTATGAGAGATGGTTGCCCAGGACTCCTGCGTTACCTTCAGAGCTTCCATTCCAGCCTGGATAACCGGGGCAaatactgtctctgtctctcttgtgtCTGCAAACATTTCTGGGATCTGATCCAATAAGCTGAAAAGACAGAAGATGGCAGCAGAGAACCAGATGTAGCTGCCTCCATTCTCGATTCCTGGACTGAAGACTCATACACCTCTGTCTACCTCCTAGCCCCTCTGCTCAACTCCCACTCTCTCGTCTCCACCCCTGGCTCTCACCTGGTGATGACTCCGCGGGACTCACTGACACTGACCACGCTCTCATctccaccacctggctctcaCCTGTGACAGTGACCACGCTCTCATCTCGACCACCTGGCTCTCACCTGGTGATGACTCCGCGGGACTCACTGACACTGACCACTCTCTCGTCTCCACCCCTGGCTCTCACCTGTGACAGTGACCACGCTCTCATctccaccacctggctctcaCCTGGTGATGACTCCGCGGGACTCATTGACATTGACCAAGAAGCCATCTAGCAGTGGCACGAACATGTCAGCCACATCAGATACAACCATCATCTGGGGCTGAGCCAAGGAGCTCTTCACATTGTAGAAGTGGAGCACCTTATTGTAGGTGACAAAGCCAACTCGGATTGCTGACTCTTCTGCTCCACCCTCCCTGTGGAAGGTGACACTGTTACCCAGACTGGCCACCTTCTTCACCACCCATGGTTTCATGACATAATGTTCCACTTGATCAGTCAACCCAGACACCCACCATTAACCAAAGGAAAGCAGTACTTCCTCCACTCTCACCTAGGCAGGTAGTCTAAGAGTGACTTGAGCTCCTCACAGAGGAGCCGAACAAGACCAGTCCTGATGGCGTTGTAGGAGACATCAATCATaaagatgaaggcaggaggactggggaATTTATTGTTCTGTAGAGGAAATGTTGAAGGCATAGGAAAACAGTAAGCAGGCCAGCAGACCAATGGGCAATGCAGGAAGCATCAAAGGGAACCCTGACAGGTTAAGAGAAATGGTGACAGCTCTTTTGGGCTGTCTCACAATCCTCACTAGTGTCCTGCTCCTCTCCCACGACCTTCCCTCACCTTGCAGTAATCTACAGTGGCCAAGAATTCATAGGACCCCAGGGACAGCTCAGGACGGTCATAAGCATCCACACGTTTGCCAGTGTGATCCAGATGTTGAAAGTACTGGGGGGGAACTGTAAGGAGAATATAGTATGTTACTCAAAGATCCGCCTCAATCTTAGAGTGCCAACTCCTAGCTGAACTCCTTCACATCATTCCAATACCCAGTCCTCACCTGTGCCCTACTTTTCCAGTTCCTGAGGAATGTTCCCTCATCTATCTAACTAGATGAAAACAATGAAGATGCAAGCCTTCCCCACAAAGCTCAGCCTCCACAGCATACCATCATTGATACAACTGCAAAAGGAGCACTGGAAGCGCCTCCCTCCCTCGATGAACGTCATGAGGGGGCACATGTATGCTTTGCAGCGATTACAGCGTAGAGGGCCAGATTCGCCATGGTCCACAACATATGGTGAAGCCTACGGAACAAAGGGAGGGGCTCAGATGGAGAAGACATGGTAACATATGACagactggagggagaggcagcATGGCTCACGTACTCTATCTGGGAAAGGAATACAGTAGAAGAAATGAGGACAACGATAAGGGTACTGATCCCTGGCTAaactccaatgctgggattaaaggcatgcaccaccaagtcTGACAAGTGTTACTTCTCAAGACCTAAACAAACAGctacctaatttttaaaaatgctttcatttccTATCCCAGAATGCATTTCTtcctgaaaaaaaagaagagggtcTATGAAACTGGCCATAGCAAGCCAGGGACTGCCAT is a genomic window of Chionomys nivalis chromosome 12, mChiNiv1.1, whole genome shotgun sequence containing:
- the Sec24c gene encoding protein transport protein Sec24C isoform X1, whose amino-acid sequence is MNVNQSAPPVPPFGQNQPIYPGYHQSGYGGQPGPAAPAYGAYNGPLPGYQQTLPQGVPRAPPSSGAPPASTAPAPCGQTTYGQFGQGDIQNGPSSTAQMQRVPGSQQFGSPLAPQVNQPAVLQPYGPPPTSTQVTAQLAGMQISGAVSQAPPSSGLSYGSPTSLASASGSFPNSGPYGSYPQSQAPPLSQTQGHPGVQPPLRSAPPLASSFTPPASGGPRMPSMTGPLPPGQGFGSLPVSQPNHVSLPPAHAVPPGTQMTGPSVPPPPMHSPQQPGYQLQQNGSFGPARGPQPNYESPYPGAPTFGSQPGPPQPLPPKRLDPDAIPSPQLNELPPQQKTRHRIDPDAIPSPIQVIEDDRNNRGSEPFVTGVRGQVPPLVTTNFLVKDQGNASPRYIRCTSYNIPCTSDMAKQAQVPLAAVIKPLARLPLEEASPYVVDHGESGPLRCNRCKAYMCPLMTFIEGGRRFQCSFCSCINDVPPQYFQHLDHTGKRVDAYDRPELSLGSYEFLATVDYCKNNKFPSPPAFIFMIDVSYNAIRTGLVRLLCEELKSLLDYLPREGGAEESAIRVGFVTYNKVLHFYNVKSSLAQPQMMVVSDVADMFVPLLDGFLVNVNESRGVITSLLDQIPEMFADTRETETVFAPVIQAGMEALKAAECAGKLFLFHTSLPIAEAPGKLKNRDDRKLINTDKEKTLFQPQTGTYQTLAKDCVTQGCCVDLFLFPNQYVDVATLSVVPQLTGGSVYKYACFQVENDQERFLSDLRRDVQKVVGFDAVMRVRTSTGIRAVDFFGAFYMSNTTDVELAGLDEDKTVTVEFKHDDRLSEESGALLQCALLYTSCAGQRRLRIHNLALNCCTQLADLYRNCETDTLINYMAKFAYRGVLNSPVKTVRDTLITQCAQILACYRKNCASPSSAGQLILPECMKLLPVYLNCVLKSDVLQPGAEVTTDDRAYVRQLVSSMDVAETNVFFYPRLLPLTKSPIDNTTEPPAVRASEERLSSGDIYLLENGLNLFVWVGASVQQGVVQSLFNVSSFSQITSGLSVLPVLDNPLSKKVRSLIDSLRAQRMRYMKLIVVKQEDKLEMLFKHFLVEDKSLSGGASYVDFLCHMHKEIRQLLS
- the Sec24c gene encoding protein transport protein Sec24C isoform X2, with protein sequence MNVNQSAPPVPPFGQNQPIYPGYHQSGYGGQPGPAAPAYGAYNGPLPGYQQTLPQGVPRAPPSSGAPPASTAPAPCGQTTYGQFGQGDIQNGPSSTAQMQRVPGSQQFGSPLAPQVNQPAVLQPYGPPPTSTQVTAQLAGMQISGAVSQAPPSSGLSYGSPTSLASASGSFPNSGPYGSYPQSQAPPLSQTQGHPGVQPPLRSAPPLASSFTPPASGGPRMPSMTGPLPPGQGFGSLPVSQPNHVSLPPAHAVPPGTQMTGPSVPPPPMHSPQQPGYQLQQNGSFGPARGPQPNYESPYPGAPTFGSQPGPPQPLPPKRLDPDAIPSPIQVIEDDRNNRGSEPFVTGVRGQVPPLVTTNFLVKDQGNASPRYIRCTSYNIPCTSDMAKQAQVPLAAVIKPLARLPLEEASPYVVDHGESGPLRCNRCKAYMCPLMTFIEGGRRFQCSFCSCINDVPPQYFQHLDHTGKRVDAYDRPELSLGSYEFLATVDYCKNNKFPSPPAFIFMIDVSYNAIRTGLVRLLCEELKSLLDYLPREGGAEESAIRVGFVTYNKVLHFYNVKSSLAQPQMMVVSDVADMFVPLLDGFLVNVNESRGVITSLLDQIPEMFADTRETETVFAPVIQAGMEALKAAECAGKLFLFHTSLPIAEAPGKLKNRDDRKLINTDKEKTLFQPQTGTYQTLAKDCVTQGCCVDLFLFPNQYVDVATLSVVPQLTGGSVYKYACFQVENDQERFLSDLRRDVQKVVGFDAVMRVRTSTGIRAVDFFGAFYMSNTTDVELAGLDEDKTVTVEFKHDDRLSEESGALLQCALLYTSCAGQRRLRIHNLALNCCTQLADLYRNCETDTLINYMAKFAYRGVLNSPVKTVRDTLITQCAQILACYRKNCASPSSAGQLILPECMKLLPVYLNCVLKSDVLQPGAEVTTDDRAYVRQLVSSMDVAETNVFFYPRLLPLTKSPIDNTTEPPAVRASEERLSSGDIYLLENGLNLFVWVGASVQQGVVQSLFNVSSFSQITSGLSVLPVLDNPLSKKVRSLIDSLRAQRMRYMKLIVVKQEDKLEMLFKHFLVEDKSLSGGASYVDFLCHMHKEIRQLLS